A single region of the Parasphingorhabdus litoris DSM 22379 genome encodes:
- a CDS encoding cysteine desulfurase family protein, whose product MNKAIIYLDNQATTPLAPEVFEAMVPWLRDNFGNPHSAHALGRKAAAVIEVARENILAMLPASGDLLFTGSATEAINLGFGTVRALQEAGRNKIIVLDSEHAAVRDTALSYEAHGFTVERHPLGADGIVSLEQLGASIDENTALVAAMLVNNEIGVIQPVEAIAALAHEYGALMLCDVVQGYGRVDIPDNIDMAAISAHKIYGAKGIGALWVRKGIDLPPMIHGGGQERGIRSGTLSPALCAGFGQAAALCLERKEIDAAHIQELADKAHSCFSDWTINGSMDQRYMGNLNIRRDGIDVARLMSDVRGVAFSAGSACASGSGRPSHVLSALDLEPAQIKSSIRLGFGRYNSLDDVEVAAKLINEAVEAQLA is encoded by the coding sequence ATGAATAAAGCCATTATTTATCTGGACAATCAAGCAACGACGCCGCTGGCGCCTGAAGTATTTGAGGCCATGGTTCCCTGGTTACGCGACAATTTCGGCAATCCACACAGCGCTCACGCGTTGGGACGCAAGGCAGCAGCTGTCATTGAAGTAGCCAGGGAAAATATATTGGCAATGCTGCCAGCAAGCGGTGATCTGCTATTTACGGGTAGTGCGACAGAAGCGATCAATCTAGGCTTTGGCACCGTACGTGCATTGCAAGAGGCCGGACGGAACAAGATCATTGTGCTGGACAGCGAACATGCCGCCGTGCGCGATACGGCTTTGTCTTATGAAGCGCATGGCTTCACGGTTGAAAGACATCCCCTCGGTGCGGACGGTATTGTGTCGCTAGAGCAATTGGGTGCGTCCATTGACGAGAATACAGCGCTAGTCGCGGCAATGCTGGTCAACAATGAAATTGGTGTCATTCAACCAGTCGAAGCAATCGCAGCGCTGGCGCATGAATACGGTGCCCTGATGCTGTGCGATGTCGTCCAGGGCTACGGCCGTGTTGATATACCGGACAATATCGACATGGCTGCGATTTCTGCACACAAGATATATGGCGCTAAAGGCATAGGCGCTTTGTGGGTCCGCAAGGGGATTGATCTGCCGCCCATGATTCATGGCGGCGGGCAAGAACGGGGTATTCGTTCCGGAACTTTGTCACCGGCCCTTTGTGCTGGCTTTGGTCAGGCGGCTGCGCTTTGTTTGGAACGCAAAGAGATCGATGCAGCTCATATTCAGGAACTAGCCGATAAGGCGCATAGCTGTTTTTCAGACTGGACCATCAACGGGTCAATGGATCAACGCTATATGGGCAATCTCAATATCAGAAGAGACGGTATCGATGTGGCGCGCCTGATGTCCGATGTACGCGGCGTCGCTTTCTCCGCCGGATCGGCCTGTGCCAGCGGGTCTGGCAGACCTAGCCATGTTTTGTCAGCATTGGATCTTGAACCGGCACAGATCAAATCGTCAATCCGACTGGGCTTTGGTCGATATAACAGTCTTGATGATGTTGAAGTGGCAGCAAAACTTATCAATGAAGCGGTCGAGGCACAGCTTGCATGA
- a CDS encoding alpha/beta hydrolase, whose protein sequence is MPDVIFTGPEGRLEGRFSPGPRDRAPVAMILHPHPQAGGTMNDRITQAMYKTFVNRGFATLRFNFRGVGRSQGTFDNGIGELSDAASALDWVQSIHPEAQTTWIAGYSFGAWIGMQLLMRRPEVRGFISVSPPANMYDFNFLAPCPSSGIIIQGVNDEVVTPSAVQKLVDKLRTQKHITIHHDEIPRANHFYENEMELLMGSVDNYLDMRLAPDSPIK, encoded by the coding sequence ATGCCTGACGTAATTTTTACCGGACCAGAAGGTCGCCTCGAAGGCCGTTTTAGCCCAGGACCGCGCGATCGCGCACCGGTTGCAATGATCCTTCACCCCCACCCACAAGCAGGTGGCACGATGAACGACCGCATCACGCAGGCAATGTACAAAACATTTGTGAATCGCGGTTTTGCAACATTGCGGTTTAATTTCCGCGGGGTTGGTCGATCACAAGGCACGTTTGACAATGGCATTGGCGAACTTTCCGATGCAGCTTCGGCGCTGGACTGGGTACAAAGCATCCACCCCGAAGCACAGACAACCTGGATTGCCGGCTATAGCTTTGGTGCCTGGATCGGCATGCAGCTTTTGATGCGCCGGCCCGAAGTACGCGGTTTTATCTCCGTATCTCCTCCGGCCAATATGTATGATTTCAACTTCCTTGCCCCCTGCCCCTCATCCGGGATCATCATCCAGGGTGTGAATGATGAAGTGGTTACACCAAGCGCTGTGCAAAAGCTGGTCGACAAATTGCGGACACAAAAACATATCACCATCCATCATGATGAAATTCCCCGGGCAAACCATTTTTATGAAAATGAAATGGAATTGCTGATGGGATCGGTCGACAATTATCTCGACATGCGCCTGGCGCCAGATTCGCCGATCAAATAG
- a CDS encoding 2Fe-2S iron-sulfur cluster-binding protein — protein sequence MSDIKVNFISADGEQTATATASEGDDLLTIAQINDQPLEGTCEGQMACSTCHVIVAAEDFDKLPEATEMEEDMLDLAAGARRTSRLACQITLTPDLDGLTVHIPAESRNMQGV from the coding sequence ATGAGCGATATCAAAGTAAATTTCATCAGCGCCGACGGCGAACAGACCGCAACGGCGACAGCATCCGAAGGGGATGACCTGCTCACCATCGCACAGATTAATGACCAGCCGCTTGAAGGCACATGCGAAGGGCAAATGGCCTGTTCGACCTGCCATGTGATCGTTGCTGCGGAAGATTTCGACAAACTGCCAGAAGCGACCGAGATGGAGGAGGATATGCTCGATCTTGCCGCCGGCGCGCGCAGGACCAGCCGCTTGGCTTGTCAGATTACACTGACGCCGGACCTGGATGGCCTGACGGTTCATAT
- a CDS encoding cysteine desulfurase family protein: MSEQKRIYLDYAATTPMLDVAREACLEGFAHWANPSSPHADGRAAGSMLENARKRFKAALDWDGEVIFTSGASEAIAIALKQTKAEQQYVSPVEHDVVLRFSEGATSIPVDLNGLVVPMRLNHMLKSAEEQALVVVQSVNNETGVMQDMQALAKVARDRGAIFVADCSQSAGKMPLPDADMIIIAGHKFGGPPGVGALLIKDLNLLHAHGGQEQGYRSGTQNLPYIMAMVAALEAPANWAGRATELREHLDNAIKTEGGAIIAENAARIATIGSYHMPGVAANTQLIKFDMAGFSVSAGSACSSGTLKPSHVLEAMGIDEAMAREVIRVSIGRDTTRAEIYDFIEQWKSIFHASRKA; the protein is encoded by the coding sequence ATGTCCGAACAGAAGCGCATCTATCTGGACTATGCCGCGACAACGCCAATGCTTGACGTTGCCCGGGAAGCCTGTCTGGAGGGATTCGCGCACTGGGCCAACCCATCATCACCCCATGCGGATGGGCGAGCCGCAGGTTCAATGCTCGAAAATGCTCGGAAGCGCTTCAAAGCGGCATTGGACTGGGATGGTGAGGTTATTTTTACCAGCGGTGCTAGCGAAGCGATTGCGATCGCGCTGAAGCAAACCAAAGCCGAGCAGCAATATGTGTCGCCGGTTGAACATGATGTGGTGCTTCGCTTCTCCGAAGGAGCGACGTCCATCCCGGTTGATCTGAATGGTCTTGTGGTGCCCATGCGGCTGAACCACATGCTGAAGAGCGCAGAAGAACAAGCCTTGGTGGTCGTGCAATCGGTCAACAATGAAACCGGCGTGATGCAGGATATGCAAGCATTAGCCAAAGTCGCGCGGGATCGAGGAGCGATTTTTGTGGCGGATTGTTCGCAGTCAGCCGGGAAAATGCCCTTGCCGGACGCGGACATGATCATCATAGCCGGTCATAAATTTGGTGGACCGCCTGGTGTTGGCGCTTTGTTGATCAAAGATTTGAACCTGCTCCACGCGCATGGAGGTCAGGAACAGGGCTATCGTTCCGGTACGCAAAATCTACCCTATATCATGGCCATGGTCGCGGCATTAGAGGCGCCAGCCAATTGGGCTGGTCGGGCCACAGAATTACGTGAGCATCTCGATAATGCGATCAAGACGGAAGGCGGCGCGATCATTGCCGAAAACGCAGCGCGCATCGCGACCATTGGCAGCTATCATATGCCCGGCGTTGCTGCGAACACGCAGTTGATCAAATTCGATATGGCGGGTTTTTCAGTTTCAGCCGGCAGCGCCTGTTCATCGGGAACCTTGAAGCCAAGCCATGTTCTCGAAGCGATGGGAATTGACGAAGCAATGGCGCGAGAAGTTATTCGCGTCAGCATCGGCCGCGATACGACCCGCGCTGAGATTTACGATTTTATTGAACAGTGGAAGTCGATTTTCCACGCTTCGCGCAAAGCCTGA